The following proteins come from a genomic window of Candidatus Methanoperedens sp.:
- the fabG gene encoding 3-oxoacyl-ACP reductase FabG codes for MRVKDKVVIITGGGSGIGKETGILFAKEGAKVVIADVNENGGTETVELIKNAGGEAFFARLDVSNREQAKQVVIETVAKYGRIDVLINNAGIIQDALVVKMTEEQWDKVININLKGPFNCIQAVVGQMISQGSGVILNISSIVALYGNVGQTNYAATKAGLVGMTKTLAKELGKKGIRVNAVAPGFIYTPMTATVPEKILEMMREKTPLKRLGTPADVANTLLFLASDEASFINGAVISVDGGLLL; via the coding sequence ATGAGGGTAAAAGATAAAGTAGTGATTATCACCGGAGGTGGAAGCGGAATCGGTAAAGAGACCGGGATTTTGTTTGCAAAAGAAGGCGCTAAAGTCGTAATTGCAGATGTAAATGAAAACGGAGGGACAGAAACGGTCGAATTAATAAAAAATGCAGGAGGGGAGGCTTTTTTTGCAAGACTCGATGTTTCCAACAGGGAACAAGCAAAGCAGGTCGTGATAGAAACAGTAGCAAAATATGGCAGAATAGATGTATTAATAAATAATGCCGGGATTATCCAGGATGCTCTTGTAGTGAAAATGACAGAAGAACAGTGGGATAAAGTTATAAATATCAACCTGAAAGGACCTTTTAATTGTATCCAGGCAGTTGTCGGACAAATGATTTCCCAGGGAAGCGGAGTGATCTTAAATATTTCATCAATAGTTGCCCTGTATGGTAATGTAGGGCAGACGAATTATGCTGCAACCAAAGCCGGTTTAGTGGGTATGACAAAGACACTTGCCAAGGAACTGGGGAAAAAAGGCATACGGGTAAATGCGGTTGCGCCGGGATTCATATATACCCCGATGACAGCAACCGTGCCTGAAAAAATACTTGAAATGATGAGGGAAAAGACGCCTCTTAAGAGGCTTGGCACTCCAGCGGACGTTGCGAACACACTGTTATTCCTGGCTTCGGATGAAGCAAGTTTCATTAACGGTGCTGTGATAAGCGTAGACGGCGGACTGTTATTATAA